One genomic segment of Chroogloeocystis siderophila 5.2 s.c.1 includes these proteins:
- a CDS encoding phage holin family protein: MGLIITWFVTTISFLIISRLPIGVEIDSFGKAALSAAIFGILNAFVRPIIAFFAFPITLLTLGLFSIVINAIIFGLAALLVHGFRLRWGIWSALIGTIALSIVNSILFSILGTLRL, translated from the coding sequence ATGGGTCTTATCATTACTTGGTTTGTCACTACAATCAGTTTCTTAATTATTTCGAGACTACCCATCGGCGTAGAAATTGATAGCTTTGGTAAAGCTGCATTATCAGCCGCAATTTTTGGAATTCTTAATGCATTTGTTCGTCCAATTATTGCTTTTTTTGCTTTTCCGATTACTCTCCTAACTTTAGGGTTATTTAGCATTGTCATTAATGCAATTATTTTTGGTTTGGCAGCACTATTAGTGCATGGATTCCGCTTGCGTTGGGGAATTTGGAGCGCGCTGATCGGTACGATCGCACTGAGTATTGTTAATTCGATACTATTTAGTATACTCGGAACACTAAGATTATAA